Proteins encoded together in one Benincasa hispida cultivar B227 chromosome 1, ASM972705v1, whole genome shotgun sequence window:
- the LOC120087246 gene encoding uncharacterized protein LOC120087246 isoform X2, with translation MGTALLSVPAPFFHSSSYTATPTTSHRSGSATSLRFSSSRSITFLSSSSSSSSASVVDEETNSSPPDQLSLQSQSDPDDSSFRGCKACGREEIERGCNGEGRIQGGIATVPGFGWWPIKAYRPCPGFLASGGRYKRRGQSMDEVTSGGGRTEASASAGKKDSSSKKKSAKG, from the exons ATGGGAACTGCGCTTCTCTCAGTTCCTGCCCCATTCTTCCACTCCTCATCATATACTGCCACCCCCACAACCTCCCATCGTTCCGGATCCGCCACTTCACTCCGATTTTCATCATCTAGGTCCATTACCTTCCTCTCttcctcctcctcttcttcttcagctTCCGTTGTTGATGAAGAAACAAATTCTTCTCCCCCAGATCAACTCTCTCTTCAGTCTCAATCTGACCCAGATGATTCTTCCTTCAG AGGGTGTAAGGCCTGTGGAAGGGAAGAAATTGAGAGGGGATGCAATGGTGAGGGAAGGATACAAGGTGGCATTGCAACAGTCCCTGGTTTTGGTTGGTGGCCTATAAAGGCATACAGGCCTTGTCCTGGGTTTCTAGCATCTGGTGGCAGATACAAGCGGCGCGGACAAAGCATGGACGAGGTTACATCTGGAGGAGGAAGGACGGAAGCCTCTGCCAGTGCTGGCAAGAAGGACTCGTCGAG CAAGAAGAAGTCAGCTAAGGGCTAA
- the LOC120070670 gene encoding RNA polymerase II transcriptional coactivator KELP-like, which produces MDSEIQRRIEEAVRRILESSDMDEMTESKIRALASKDLDLDLSKSPYKALVRKVVESFLQERSEEQPQDQADDASAAKEKEYDDDGDLIVCWLSSKRKVTIQDFRGKTLVSIREFYRKDGKDLPTAKGISLTEEQWSVFKKNVPAIEKAIKNMRSQ; this is translated from the exons ATGGATTCCGAAATTCAACGCAGAATCGAGGAAGCTGTCCGCAGAATTCTCGAATCTTCCGACATGGACGAAATGACCGAGTCCAAAATTCGAGCCCTCGCCTCCAAGGACCTCGATCTCGACCTCTCCAAATCCCCTTACAAGGCTCTCGTTCGCAAAGTTGTGGAATCATTTCTCCAAGAACGGTCTGAAGAACAGCCTCAAGACCAAGCCGATGATGCCTCTGCTGCTAAGGAGAAGGAGTACGACGACGATGGCGATCTCATTGTTTGTTGG TTATCAAGCAAGAGGAAGGTGACGATTCAGGATTTTAGAGGGAAGACTCTGGTTTCGATCAGGGAGTTTTATAGAAAGGATGGGAAAGACCTCCCTACGGCAAAAG GAATAAGCTTGACTGAAGAACAGTGGTCCGTCTTTAAAAAGAATGTACCTGCCATAGAAAAAGCTATTAAGAATATGCGATCACAATGA
- the LOC120087246 gene encoding uncharacterized protein LOC120087246 isoform X1, translated as MFSVKYPVALFVTHKWELRFSQFLPHSSTPHHILPPPQPPIVPDPPLHSDFHHLGPLPSSLPPPLLLQLPLLMKKQILLPQINSLFSLNLTQMILPSDIIMMVPMVWLRTSLFCVLFLIHRGCKACGREEIERGCNGEGRIQGGIATVPGFGWWPIKAYRPCPGFLASGGRYKRRGQSMDEVTSGGGRTEASASAGKKDSSSKKKSAKG; from the exons atgtttAGCGTCAAATATCCTGTTGCTCTGTTTGTCACCCACAAATGGGAACTGCGCTTCTCTCAGTTCCTGCCCCATTCTTCCACTCCTCATCATATACTGCCACCCCCACAACCTCCCATCGTTCCGGATCCGCCACTTCACTCCGATTTTCATCATCTAGGTCCATTACCTTCCTCTCttcctcctcctcttcttcttcagctTCCGTTGTTGATGAAGAAACAAATTCTTCTCCCCCAGATCAACTCTCTCTTCAGTCTCAATCTGACCCAGATGATTCTTCCTTCAG ATATTATAATGATGGTGCCAATGGTATGGCTTAGAACAAGCttgttttgtgttttgtttctTATACATAGAGGGTGTAAGGCCTGTGGAAGGGAAGAAATTGAGAGGGGATGCAATGGTGAGGGAAGGATACAAGGTGGCATTGCAACAGTCCCTGGTTTTGGTTGGTGGCCTATAAAGGCATACAGGCCTTGTCCTGGGTTTCTAGCATCTGGTGGCAGATACAAGCGGCGCGGACAAAGCATGGACGAGGTTACATCTGGAGGAGGAAGGACGGAAGCCTCTGCCAGTGCTGGCAAGAAGGACTCGTCGAG CAAGAAGAAGTCAGCTAAGGGCTAA
- the LOC120092893 gene encoding uncharacterized protein LOC120092893: MGNCSLKGMTVDCEKPIRILTDSGNIINFHGPKQVHQILNNYPPGVYGVFRRPNLSSPLPISEPLDAGKSYFLLPLSRPADKVQADDGEPPPPPKNLGSGSGLEVLPAGGNGVWRVKLVIDTKQLGEILAEEGNTEALIERMRAAAAESPQRGKIGGWKATWGNLLKFFPIDVGNNNKAQIKDFDAGNGCLYPI; encoded by the coding sequence ATGGGGAATTGTTCTCTCAAAGGAATGACGGTGGATTGCGAAAAGCCGATCAGAATCTTAACCGATTCCGGCAACATAATCAACTTCCATGGCCCTAAACAAGTCCATCAAATCCTCAACAACTATCCTCCCGGCGTCTATGGCGTTTTCCGGCGACCAAATCTCTCTTCTCCGTTACCCATCTCCGAGCCCCTCGATGCCGGAAAATCCTACTTTCTCCTCCCGCTTTCCCGTCCCGCCGATAAAGTTCAGGCCGACGACGGAgagccgccgccgccgccgaaGAATCTGGGAAGTGGGTCCGGTCTGGAAGTGCTTCCGGCGGGTGGCAACGGCGTTTGGAGGGTCAAATTGGTGATCGATACGAAGCAGTTGGGGGAAATTTTGGCGGAGGAAGGGAACACAGAGGCATTGATTGAGAGGATGAGGGCGGCGGCGGCGGAAAGTCCACAGCGGGGGAAGATCGGAGGGTGGAAGGCGACGTGGGGGAATTTGTTGAAGTTTTTTCCAATTGATGTTGGAAACAATAATAAAGCACAAATCAAGGATTTTGATGCTGGAAATGGCTGTTTATAtccaatataa